In a genomic window of Nostoc sp. UHCC 0870:
- a CDS encoding sulfate/molybdate ABC transporter ATP-binding protein produces MGIVVENVSKQFGSFKAVDQVSLEIDSGSLVALLGPSGSGKSTLLRLIAGLEMPDSGKILLTGKDATNQSVQERNIGFVFQHYALFKHLTVRQNIAFGLEIRKTHAKKVKGRVEQLLELVQLSGLGDRYPSQLSGGQRQRVALARALAVEPSVLLLDEPFGALDAKVRKDLRAWLRRLHDEVHVTTVFVTHDQEEAMEVSDEVVVMNQGRVEQVGTPAEIYDNPATAFVMSFIGPVNVLPSTSKIFQSSGFDSSHPDVFLRPQDVVIEKHANGATAPATVSRLIHLGWEIQVELTLDDGQVVNAHLTRDRFNELQLEAQQKVYVKPKDAKSFPLYYSI; encoded by the coding sequence GTGGGCATAGTAGTTGAAAATGTATCCAAGCAGTTCGGAAGTTTTAAAGCTGTTGATCAAGTCAGCTTAGAAATAGACAGTGGCTCATTAGTAGCTTTATTAGGGCCATCTGGGTCTGGAAAGTCCACGCTACTCCGCTTAATTGCTGGTTTAGAAATGCCAGATAGCGGCAAAATCTTGCTTACAGGTAAAGATGCCACAAATCAGAGTGTGCAAGAGCGGAATATTGGGTTTGTATTTCAGCACTATGCTCTATTTAAGCATCTAACAGTCCGGCAAAATATTGCTTTTGGTTTAGAAATTCGTAAGACCCACGCTAAAAAAGTGAAAGGTCGAGTCGAACAGTTGCTAGAATTGGTGCAATTAAGTGGATTAGGCGATCGCTATCCATCACAATTATCTGGTGGTCAAAGACAGCGCGTAGCTTTAGCCAGAGCATTAGCCGTAGAACCCAGTGTATTACTATTAGATGAACCCTTTGGGGCATTGGATGCCAAAGTCCGCAAAGATTTACGCGCTTGGTTACGTCGTCTCCATGATGAAGTTCATGTGACTACTGTGTTTGTCACCCACGACCAAGAAGAAGCAATGGAAGTCTCAGATGAAGTTGTGGTGATGAACCAAGGACGTGTAGAACAAGTAGGAACACCGGCAGAAATTTACGATAATCCGGCGACGGCTTTTGTGATGAGTTTTATCGGACCCGTGAACGTCTTACCCAGCACATCGAAGATTTTTCAAAGCAGTGGGTTTGATTCGTCACACCCAGATGTATTTTTACGCCCCCAAGATGTAGTGATTGAAAAGCACGCTAACGGTGCTACTGCACCGGCGACAGTCAGTCGGTTAATCCACTTAGGTTGGGAAATTCAGGTAGAGTTGACCTTAGATGATGGTCAAGTGGTGAATGCTCACTTAACGCGCGATCGCTTTAACGAATTACAGTTAGAAGCACAGCAAAAAGTATATGTCAAACCAAAGGATGCTAAATCCTTTCCCTTGTACTATTCCATCTAG
- the chlP gene encoding geranylgeranyl reductase: MLSVNVKIGRKPLTLRVAVVGSGPAGSSAAETLAKAGIETYLFERKLDNAKPCGGAIPLCMVSEFDLPPEIIDRQVRKMKMISPSNREVDINLIKQDEYIGMCRREVLDGFLRDRAAKLGANLINATVHKVDIPSNNTDPYTIHYIDHSEGAVQGITRTLKVDLIIGADGANSRIAKEMDAGDYNYAIAFQERIRLPQDKMAYYNDLAEMYVGNDVSTDFYAWVFPKYDHVAVGTGTMHVNKASIKQLQAGIRARASEKLAGGKIIKVEAHPIPEHPRPRRVVGRIALVGDAAGYVTKSSGEGIYFAAKSGRMCAETIVEISQNGSRIPTENEIKLYIQRWDKKYGLTYKVLDILQTVFYRSDATREAFVEMCGDLDVQKLTFDSYLYKTVVPANPFTQLKITAKTIGSLIRGNALAP; encoded by the coding sequence ATGCTTTCGGTAAATGTGAAGATTGGGAGAAAACCTTTGACACTACGGGTTGCTGTTGTTGGATCAGGCCCAGCTGGTTCCTCTGCTGCTGAAACACTAGCAAAGGCTGGGATTGAGACCTATCTCTTCGAGCGGAAGTTAGATAACGCCAAGCCCTGCGGAGGTGCGATACCTCTGTGTATGGTAAGTGAATTTGATTTACCACCAGAGATTATTGATCGCCAGGTGCGGAAGATGAAAATGATTTCACCTTCCAATCGTGAGGTTGATATCAATTTAATAAAACAAGATGAATATATAGGAATGTGCCGCCGCGAAGTGCTAGATGGCTTCTTGCGGGATCGGGCGGCAAAACTGGGGGCAAATTTAATTAATGCCACTGTTCATAAAGTAGATATACCATCAAATAACACCGATCCATATACTATTCACTATATTGATCATAGTGAAGGTGCTGTACAAGGGATTACCAGAACCCTGAAAGTCGATTTAATTATCGGAGCAGATGGGGCAAATTCCCGCATTGCCAAAGAAATGGATGCAGGGGATTATAACTATGCGATCGCTTTCCAAGAGCGGATTCGCTTACCCCAAGATAAAATGGCATACTACAACGACCTTGCCGAAATGTATGTCGGTAATGACGTTTCTACAGACTTCTACGCTTGGGTTTTTCCCAAATATGATCACGTAGCCGTCGGTACTGGCACAATGCACGTCAACAAAGCCAGCATCAAACAGTTACAAGCTGGTATCCGCGCCCGTGCCAGCGAAAAACTAGCAGGCGGTAAAATCATCAAAGTAGAAGCCCACCCCATTCCCGAACATCCACGTCCCCGGCGTGTAGTTGGTCGTATTGCTTTAGTCGGAGATGCGGCTGGCTACGTTACCAAATCTTCCGGTGAAGGCATTTACTTTGCTGCTAAATCTGGGCGGATGTGTGCAGAAACCATTGTGGAAATTTCCCAAAATGGTAGCCGTATTCCTACAGAAAACGAAATCAAGCTTTATATCCAACGTTGGGATAAAAAATACGGTCTAACTTACAAAGTGTTAGACATCCTGCAAACAGTCTTCTATCGTTCTGATGCTACCCGCGAAGCATTTGTAGAAATGTGTGGGGACTTGGATGTACAAAAACTCACCTTTGATAGCTATCTGTATAAAACAGTCGTCCCAGCTAACCCCTTTACCCAGTTGAAAATCACTGCCAAAACAATTGGTAGTTTAATTCGTGGTAACGCTTTAGCACCCTAA